The DNA sequence CCGTTTTGAGCGCTTCCGAAAATTTGGCATCGAAAAGCTCCTTGATTTTATCAATGTCGCTGGCTCGCTTACATCCGATTGTTGTCGCGACCTTTTTGACGTCTTCGATGGTGTCGTTGATACGCACGAAGAAGTCGACGGTGATATCCGCACGGATGTTGTCTTTACAGATGAGTCCCTGCTTGCCACGGCGATCGACACGGACTCGTTTTACTGAGATATCCATGTCTTCCAGCATGTGGAACACCAGGATTTGCCAGATGCCTGAGAAGGAGACTTTGATGCCTCCGAAGCCGGTCCGGACGAGTGCCTGACCTTGCGGGGTTTTGCGGTATATCATCATGATAACTTGTGGTTGGTGGCTATGGTTGTTTTATTGTAATGCGGTTTAAGAATCAGTTTATCGCGCCTTGGCTCTCGTTGAACTCGGGTGGGAATTTGTCGGCATGATCAATGGCGATGTTGTCGACGATCAGGCCTGGCTTAAAGTAGCCATTCGGGGTGCGGCGGAGAATGGCCTCGATAAATGTTGGTGAGTCATTGATTTCCGCCCAGGAAAGCTCGCCGGCGGCCGTGCGGACGAGTTGCTCGGCGTCGTTGATCAGTTCGGGGATGCGCTCATCGAAATTGTTCAGGTTTTCGACGCCAAAGTGGGCAGCGGCATCGAGCACGTCCTGTTGGGTGTCATTGACGCGCAAATGGAAGACGATGCTCAGGTCGAAGAGTTGCTGATCCTTGGAGATGAGAGGGGTATCCGGACCGGCGAAGTTCAACGAAAGCGTGGAAATACTGATATCGACGCGGTGCGTCTGGTGAACGACCGGCATGGCAAACATGCCATCGAAGGACACACGTTGGCCGCCGAGTCCTTCACGGAGCAGGGCTTTTCCCGAGGCTGCCATTTGATACTTCATTGGGCACCCTTCGCTTCTACTAAGTGAGGGGCTTCGCTGGTCTTGGTGATCCGGTATGACTTGCCGGAGGAGTCTTTGCCCACGATTTTGGCGTGGTCGCCCTTGACCAGCACTTCGGCACCGTCGTCGAGCACGACATTAAACCGGCAAGGGACGCCGTTATGGTCGATTTCCAGTTGCCCGTATTTTTCCGTAACTTCGGCGGTCAGCACGATGCCGACAGCGCCGATGAAGGATTCATTCTGTGAGGTGACGCCAAAGAGCTTACGGAATACACGGGCACAGAATCGCATGAACATGCGCGTAATGTAGAGTGCGATGGCCATGGAGCCAGCCATAATCGCGATGCCGATACCCCAGACGCTGACCGGGTTGAAGAAGTGGTTCAGTAGCATCATCGTGCCCCACATGAGGGCGATGAAGACGCTGAGGGACCACATGAAAGGGGCTTCGCCATCGCTCAGGGCGTAGGAAAAGCGGCCCATCAGGCCAACTTCGCTGGGGTCAATCTCGCCATCGGCATCGAAATCGAAATCAAAGTCGAAAGCGGCACCGAAGAGCCCGCCAATGATCTGAAAGGCCCAATACAGCAAAACGAGCCCGAAAAGCGCAGTGAACGGCAGGTTATACCAGCGCAGGGCTTCGTCGTAAATTTGCTGTAGCAGTTCCATGTCAGGGGGGCAGATTGTGTTTGTCGTTTTAACTTTGATTTGTCCAGTATAGTCGAAGCAAGCACTACCATACTATTACATTAAATTCGTTAGATTATAATCCCACATTTATGCGCACAACCTGGCATTCCACCGAAACTTCCTTTAACCGCTACCTGCTGGCGGGCGATATTGGCGGCACCAATAGTAATTTGGCCGTCGTTGGCGAGACCGACGGCGACTTCACGCTGCTCGTCGAATGCGTCTTCCCCAGTGCGGAAATCAACGGGCTGGTGGAGCCGATCAAGCAAACCTTGGCTGAATCTGCCAAGCGCCTGAGGGACATCCAGATCGAGCGCTGCTGCATCAGCGGTGCCGGGCCGGTGGCAAACAACTACTGCAAGCTTTCTAACCTGCGTTGGAACATCGATGGCGACGAGATTGCCGAGGCCATCGGCATTCCCACGATCGTCATCAACGACTTTTTGGCGATCAGCTATGGCGTGCCGCTACTCGACGTAAACAACCCTGAGCAGATCACCCAGCTCGCGCACTCCGATGGCAGCCTGTCCGAGCGCTCGGGTGATGTGTCGCTGGTCATTGGCGCGGGGACCGGCCTCGGCGTGGGCTTTGTGATCGACCACGGCGGCAAAATGGTGGCCTATCCCTCCGAGGGCGGCCACGCAAGCTTCGCCAATTTCGACGCCGAAACCAGCGAGCTGAAGCACTACGTGACGCGAAACACCAACTACGCCTCCGAGGTGGAAATGCTGGTCTCCGGCCGCGGGCTGACGAATATTTTCAATTTCTACCGCGACGTGCGCAAGGTCACGATGCTCGGCATCCTCAAGGACATCGACGAGGCTCCGGACATGGATAAACCGGCAATGATCGGTGCCCACGCGGCCAACAACCCAGTCTGCCGCGACGTGCTACGCTTGTTCATCAAGGTGTATGGTCGTATTACGGCAGACTTCGCGACCGTGCTCCTGCCGTCCAATGGGATTTACCTGGCGGGTGGCATTGTGGAGAAAAACGAAGATTTCTTCATCGATGGTCGGCAGTTCATGTATTACTTCGAGCAGAATTTCCGCCCGAACATCCAGGAGATCCTGAAGCGCTTCCCGGTCTACATTATCCGCGAATACAGCATTTCGCTCTATGGTGCGGCCAATGCGGCAGTGTTGCTGGACTGACCTTACTCAGGCTGGCTCCAGATAAATCGGCAGAACCAGTTGCCAACACCATTGGGGACGTAGGTGCTCGCGGGCAGTTTTTGGTTTTTAGGGGGTGAACTTACGAACAGAATTCTGTTGGTTGCTTTTCGTCGATCGCTTGGTAATGTCTGTCTGTGGATTTTAAGCTACAGTCAGAGTATGGCCCGCAGGGCGATCAGCCGGGTGCGATTGATGCGCTGACGCGCTCGATTCGTGCAGGCAATCAGTTTCAGACGCTGCTCGGGGTGACCGGGTCGGGTAAAACCTTCACCATGGCCAATGTCGTGCAGGAGCTGCAGCGGCCAACGCTGGTTATCTCGCACAACAAGACGCTGGCGGCGCAGCTTTACTCGGAGTTTAAGAGCTTTTTTCCAAACAATGCGGTGGAGTATTTCGTGAGCTATTACGACTACTATCAGCCCGAGGCCTACGTGCCGCAGACGGACACCTACATCGAGAAAGACTCCAGCATTAACGACGAGATCGAGCGCCTGCGCATCGCCGCGACGA is a window from the Cerasicoccus sp. TK19100 genome containing:
- a CDS encoding SPFH domain-containing protein, with the protein product MKYQMAASGKALLREGLGGQRVSFDGMFAMPVVHQTHRVDISISTLSLNFAGPDTPLISKDQQLFDLSIVFHLRVNDTQQDVLDAAAHFGVENLNNFDERIPELINDAEQLVRTAAGELSWAEINDSPTFIEAILRRTPNGYFKPGLIVDNIAIDHADKFPPEFNESQGAIN
- a CDS encoding OB-fold-containig protein, with the translated sequence MELLQQIYDEALRWYNLPFTALFGLVLLYWAFQIIGGLFGAAFDFDFDFDADGEIDPSEVGLMGRFSYALSDGEAPFMWSLSVFIALMWGTMMLLNHFFNPVSVWGIGIAIMAGSMAIALYITRMFMRFCARVFRKLFGVTSQNESFIGAVGIVLTAEVTEKYGQLEIDHNGVPCRFNVVLDDGAEVLVKGDHAKIVGKDSSGKSYRITKTSEAPHLVEAKGAQ
- a CDS encoding glucokinase, encoding MRTTWHSTETSFNRYLLAGDIGGTNSNLAVVGETDGDFTLLVECVFPSAEINGLVEPIKQTLAESAKRLRDIQIERCCISGAGPVANNYCKLSNLRWNIDGDEIAEAIGIPTIVINDFLAISYGVPLLDVNNPEQITQLAHSDGSLSERSGDVSLVIGAGTGLGVGFVIDHGGKMVAYPSEGGHASFANFDAETSELKHYVTRNTNYASEVEMLVSGRGLTNIFNFYRDVRKVTMLGILKDIDEAPDMDKPAMIGAHAANNPVCRDVLRLFIKVYGRITADFATVLLPSNGIYLAGGIVEKNEDFFIDGRQFMYYFEQNFRPNIQEILKRFPVYIIREYSISLYGAANAAVLLD